A window of Natrinema versiforme contains these coding sequences:
- a CDS encoding ribonuclease J, which produces MEIEIATIGGYEEVGRQMTAVRAGDDVVIFDMGLNLSQVLIHDNVETERMHSLDLIDMGAIPDDRVMSDLEGDVKAIVPTHGHLDHIGAISKLAHRYNAPIVATPFTIELVKQQIEGEQKFGVENDLVKMEAGETMAIGDSGEVDLEFVNVTHSIIDAINPVLHTPEGAVVYGLDKRMDHTPVIGDPIDMERFREIGREGVLCYIEDCTNANKKGRTPSETVAREHLRDVLYSIEDYDGGIVATTFSSHIARVKSLVEFADDIGRQPVLLGRSMEKYSGTAERLDFVDFPSDLGMFGHRKSVDRTFKRIMNEGKENYLPIVTGHQGEPRAMLTRMARGETPYELEEGDKVVFSARVIPEPTNEGQRYQAEKLLGMQGARVYDDIHVSGHLNQEGHYEMLDALQPENIIPAHQDMSGYSSYVNLCESEGYKMGRDLHVTRNGNLIQLVD; this is translated from the coding sequence ATGGAAATCGAAATCGCAACCATTGGCGGCTACGAAGAAGTCGGACGGCAGATGACTGCCGTCCGCGCCGGCGACGACGTCGTCATCTTCGACATGGGTCTGAACCTCTCGCAGGTCCTGATCCACGATAACGTCGAAACCGAACGGATGCACAGCCTCGACCTGATCGACATGGGCGCTATCCCCGACGACCGGGTCATGAGCGACCTCGAGGGCGACGTGAAAGCCATCGTGCCGACTCACGGCCACCTCGACCACATCGGTGCTATCTCGAAGCTGGCCCACCGGTACAACGCACCGATCGTCGCGACACCGTTTACGATCGAACTGGTCAAACAGCAGATCGAGGGTGAGCAGAAGTTCGGCGTCGAGAACGATCTCGTCAAGATGGAAGCCGGCGAGACGATGGCGATCGGCGACTCCGGCGAGGTCGACCTCGAGTTCGTCAACGTCACCCACTCGATCATCGACGCGATCAACCCGGTCCTCCACACGCCCGAGGGTGCGGTCGTCTACGGGCTGGACAAACGGATGGACCATACGCCCGTCATCGGCGACCCGATCGATATGGAGCGGTTCCGCGAGATCGGTCGCGAGGGCGTCCTCTGTTACATCGAGGACTGTACCAACGCGAACAAGAAGGGCCGGACGCCCTCCGAGACGGTCGCTCGCGAACACCTCCGCGACGTCCTCTACAGCATCGAGGACTACGACGGCGGCATCGTCGCGACCACCTTCTCGAGTCACATCGCTCGCGTGAAGAGCCTCGTCGAATTCGCCGACGATATCGGCCGCCAGCCGGTCTTGCTCGGCCGCTCGATGGAGAAGTACTCCGGGACCGCCGAACGGCTCGACTTCGTCGACTTCCCCTCCGATCTGGGGATGTTCGGCCACCGCAAGTCCGTCGACCGCACGTTCAAGCGGATCATGAACGAGGGGAAAGAGAACTACCTGCCGATCGTCACCGGTCATCAGGGCGAACCCCGCGCGATGCTCACACGGATGGCCCGCGGCGAGACGCCGTACGAACTCGAGGAAGGCGACAAGGTCGTCTTCTCCGCTCGCGTCATTCCGGAACCGACCAACGAGGGCCAGCGCTATCAGGCCGAGAAACTGCTCGGCATGCAGGGCGCACGGGTCTACGACGACATCCACGTCTCCGGCCACCTCAATCAGGAGGGCCACTACGAGATGCTCGACGCGCTCCAGCCCGAGAACATCATCCCGGCCCACCAGGACATGAGCGGCTACTCCAGTTACGTCAACCTCTG